From the genome of Agromyces intestinalis:
TCATGGGATCTCTTCCTGGTGCGGATGTCACGAGCGGATGTCACGAGCGGATGCGCCGTGGCATCCGCCTGGGAACGATGCGAGGTGGGCCGGCCCGACCTCGCCGGGCCGGCCCATCGGCCTACTTCAGTTCGAAGCCCTGCTCGGTGGCGTAGGTCTCGAGCGTCGCCTGCAGGTCGTCGAGTGCCGTCGAGGCATCCTTCGACCCGTCGACCACCACCGCCGTGACCTCCTGCTGGAGCTGGTCGTACGCGTAGTTCTGGAACGGGCTGAACGTGAAGCCCGCGTATCCGGCCGCGGCGTCGAGGAACACGTCCTTGTTGATCTGCTGTCCGCCGAAGAACGGGTACTCGAGGTCGCGGAAGTAGTCGGACTCGAGGATCGGCTTCCACAGCGGGAACAGCGCGGCCTGCTCGATGCCGATCTTCCACGCCTCCTCGGTGCCGAAGACCTCCTTGGCGACGACCGCGGCCGCCTCCGGGTCCTTCGCCTGGCTGGTCACCGCGAACGTCGAGCCGCCCCAGTTGATCTGCACGGGGTTCGACGCGTCCCACTGGGGAACCGGCGCCGCCTGCCAGACCGCGTTCTCGTCGGTGCCCTCGAGGCCCTGCAGGTAGCCGGGGCCCCACGCCGCGGCGACGTAGATCGCGTAGGTGCCGTCGACGAGCATGGTGTTGTAGTCGGCGGTGAACGCCTCGTCGACCGCGACGAGACCCTGGTCGGCCAGGTCGGCCCAGAAGCTCAGCGCGTCCTTCGAGCCCTGGTCGGCGACGTCGATGCCGATCTCGCCGGGCTTCGCGTTGTCGTAGTCGAAGGGCACCGAGCCCGCCTGGGCGAAGAGCGCCTGGGTGTAGGCGCGGCCGTTCGGCGGGAAGTCGGCGAGCACGCCGGGGGCGCCCGCATCCTTCAGCGTCTTGGCGGCGGCGGCGAACTCGTCCCACGTGGTGGGCACCGGGATGCCGTACTGGTCGAGGATGTCCTTGCGGTAGAGCATGCCCATGGGGCCGCCGTCGACCGGGATCGCGTAGACCGCGTCTCCCGACGAGACGTCCTTCCAGGCGCCCTCGGTGTAGTCGTCTTTCACCTCGGCGGCGCCGTACTCGCTGAGATCCACGAGGGCGTCACGGATCGAGAAGCTCGAGAGCACCTCGGCCTCGAGCATGATGACGTCGGGCGCGCCCGAGCCCGATTCGATGGCGGTCGAGAACTTGGTGTACTCGTCGTTGCCCTGGCCCGCGTTGGTCCAGCAGATCTGCACGTCGTCGTGGTTCTGGTTGAACAGGTCGACGACCTCTTCGAAGGCGGGGTACCAGGCCCACACGCTGACCTGGGTGGCGTCGGGGTTCACGATCTCGTTGGTGCACGATTCGGCGGCGTCGCCGGCGCTGCACCCGGTGAGCGCGGCGGCCGCGACGGCGACGACGCCGGACGCGGCCAGGAGCTTCGACTTCATGGCTGTGATTCCTCTCGCGGTGTGTGGACACCGTTGTCGCTGGCGATGGGTTCGGACCGGCGAGGAGAGGAGGCTCCACGCTGAGTCCGACAATCTACAACGTTGTAGGTAAACGTTGTAGATGACATCTTGGGGCGAGAAGGGCGACCCTGTCAAGCGCTGCCGACCCGGGTTCGAGCGCGCTCGCACGTGGGTGCCGCGCCCGCCGATCAGGCCGCAGATATCTCGACGGCCGGCGCCGACTCGCGCACCTCGATGCGGTAGTCGGCCAGCAGCAGGCGCGGCGGCGTCGCCTCGCCCGCGCCCGCGATGCGCTCGAGCAGGGTGGTCACCGCCGTGCGCGCGATCCAGTCCTGGCCGGGATGCACCGTGGTCAGCGACGGGATCGAGTACCTGGCTTCGTCGAGGTCGTCGAAGCCGATCACCGCCACATCGTCGGGCACCCGCCTGCCCGCCTCCTGCAGCACGCGCATCGCGCCGAGCGCGAGCGTGTCGTTGAGCCCGAACACCGCGTCGAACTCGACCCCGCGGGCGAGCAGCTCGCGCATCGCCGTGGCCCCGTTCGCGCGGTGCCACAGGGTCGTGAAGCCGACGATGTCGGCGTCGAACGGGATACCGGCCGCGGCGAGCGCCTCGCGGTAGCCCCGCAGGCGCAGCCCGGCCGACCCGATCACCTCGCCCTCGTGCGCACCGATCACGGCGATCCTGCGCCGGCCCGCGGCGATGAGGTGCTCGGTCGCGGCGCGCGCCGCCTCGATGTTGCGCATCGTGACGTGGTCGGCTGGGCCGTCGAAGATGCGCTCGCCCAGCACCACCAGCGGGTACGGCACGTCGAGGAACGCGACATCCTCCTGCGACATGCCGAGCGGGCTGAAGATGAGCCCGTCGGTGAGCTTCAGCCGCTGGCTCTTCAGCAGCTCGATCTCGCGATCGCGGTCGCCGTCGGTCTGCTCGACGAGCACCACCGCGCCGGCATCCTCGGCGGCGGCGATGACCGCGGCGGCGAGCTCGGCGAAATAGCTGAGCGACAGGTCGGGGATGGCCAGCGCGATGGCCCCGGTGCGACCCGAGCGCAAGTTGCGCGCGGTGAGGTTCGGCGTGTAGCCGAGCTCGCCGATCGCGCGTTCGACGCGCTCACGTGTCTCGGGGCGCACGTGCGGGTAGTCGTTGATGACGTTCGAGACCGTCTTGATCGAGACGCCGGCGAGCCGGGCGACGTCGTGCAGAGTCGCAGCCATGGCCACCTTTCTGATCGATCAACCCTACAACGTTGTAACGCCCCGACCCGGGAGCAGGTCACGGGCGCGTTCGGCCCGTCGGCGGCGTCACGTTCGCCTGTGCGCGTTCGGCGTTGCGTCGCGACATCCGCTCGATCCGGCCCAGGCGCTCGCGCTCGAGCGGGCCGGCGAACACCGCCCACACCAGCAGCGCCGCGCCGGCGCCGACCAGCGCACCGCCGATCGTGTCGGTGACCCAGTGGACGCCGAGGTAGGTTCGGCTCACCGCCATCAGCACCGTGTACGCGACCCCGGCCGCCCACACCCGGGCCCGAGGCATGATCACCCCGACGACGACCGCGATCGTCGCGGCGTTCGCCACGTGACCCGAAGGAAACGACCCGAAGTCGGAGGTGACCAGCATGTCCTCGGGGCGGTCGCGGCCGAACAGCTCCT
Proteins encoded in this window:
- a CDS encoding ABC transporter substrate-binding protein gives rise to the protein MKSKLLAASGVVAVAAAALTGCSAGDAAESCTNEIVNPDATQVSVWAWYPAFEEVVDLFNQNHDDVQICWTNAGQGNDEYTKFSTAIESGSGAPDVIMLEAEVLSSFSIRDALVDLSEYGAAEVKDDYTEGAWKDVSSGDAVYAIPVDGGPMGMLYRKDILDQYGIPVPTTWDEFAAAAKTLKDAGAPGVLADFPPNGRAYTQALFAQAGSVPFDYDNAKPGEIGIDVADQGSKDALSFWADLADQGLVAVDEAFTADYNTMLVDGTYAIYVAAAWGPGYLQGLEGTDENAVWQAAPVPQWDASNPVQINWGGSTFAVTSQAKDPEAAAVVAKEVFGTEEAWKIGIEQAALFPLWKPILESDYFRDLEYPFFGGQQINKDVFLDAAAGYAGFTFSPFQNYAYDQLQQEVTAVVVDGSKDASTALDDLQATLETYATEQGFELK
- a CDS encoding LacI family DNA-binding transcriptional regulator yields the protein MAATLHDVARLAGVSIKTVSNVINDYPHVRPETRERVERAIGELGYTPNLTARNLRSGRTGAIALAIPDLSLSYFAELAAAVIAAAEDAGAVVLVEQTDGDRDREIELLKSQRLKLTDGLIFSPLGMSQEDVAFLDVPYPLVVLGERIFDGPADHVTMRNIEAARAATEHLIAAGRRRIAVIGAHEGEVIGSAGLRLRGYREALAAAGIPFDADIVGFTTLWHRANGATAMRELLARGVEFDAVFGLNDTLALGAMRVLQEAGRRVPDDVAVIGFDDLDEARYSIPSLTTVHPGQDWIARTAVTTLLERIAGAGEATPPRLLLADYRIEVRESAPAVEISAA
- a CDS encoding phosphatase PAP2 family protein; amino-acid sequence: MSREMRESRVRRFRRRVPIAVGLTAIVLAFGLGALIMLRGGGLPMPIDEEWAEEVLTIRGPVGDVLAGFMNWLGGGIVGVILIPAGSAILLVVLGRPWAALYFVLASVVSAAIVQLLKELFGRDRPEDMLVTSDFGSFPSGHVANAATIAVVVGVIMPRARVWAAGVAYTVLMAVSRTYLGVHWVTDTIGGALVGAGAALLVWAVFAGPLERERLGRIERMSRRNAERAQANVTPPTGRTRP